From the Musa acuminata AAA Group cultivar baxijiao chromosome BXJ3-7, Cavendish_Baxijiao_AAA, whole genome shotgun sequence genome, one window contains:
- the LOC103990621 gene encoding protein LSD1 isoform X2, protein MPVPLAPYPTPPPPLAPPNGGQSQLVCSGCRNLLLYPQGAKSVCCAVCRAVTTVPPPGTEMAQLICGGCHTLLMYIRGASSVQCSCCHTVNLALEANQVAHVNCGNCQMLLMYQYGARSVKCAVCNFVTSIGV, encoded by the exons ATGCCGGTCCCTCTTGCTCCGTATCCCACACCTCCACCTCCATTAGCACCACCAAATG GTGGGCAGAGCCAACTTGTTTGTTCTGGCTGTAGAAACCTCCTCCTCTATCCACAAGGGGCGAAATCAGTATGCTGTGCTGTTTGCAGAGCAGTGACCACTGTACCTCCTCCTG GGACAGAAATGGCACAGTTGATCTGTGGAGGATGCCACACGCTACTGATGTATATACGAGGAGCAAGCAGCGTTCAGTGTTCTTGCTGTCACACGGTAAATCTGGCTCTGGAAG CAAATCAGGTAGCACATGTGAATTGTGGGAACTGCCAAATGCTGCTGATGTATCAATATGGAGCAAGATCAGTGAAATGTGCAGTCTGCAACTTTGTCACTTCCATTGGG GTGTGA
- the LOC103990621 gene encoding protein LSD1 isoform X1 — MPVPLAPYPTPPPPLAPPNGGQSQLVCSGCRNLLLYPQGAKSVCCAVCRAVTTVPPPGTEMAQLICGGCHTLLMYIRGASSVQCSCCHTVNLALEANQVAHVNCGNCQMLLMYQYGARSVKCAVCNFVTSIGASPSTEQKA, encoded by the exons ATGCCGGTCCCTCTTGCTCCGTATCCCACACCTCCACCTCCATTAGCACCACCAAATG GTGGGCAGAGCCAACTTGTTTGTTCTGGCTGTAGAAACCTCCTCCTCTATCCACAAGGGGCGAAATCAGTATGCTGTGCTGTTTGCAGAGCAGTGACCACTGTACCTCCTCCTG GGACAGAAATGGCACAGTTGATCTGTGGAGGATGCCACACGCTACTGATGTATATACGAGGAGCAAGCAGCGTTCAGTGTTCTTGCTGTCACACGGTAAATCTGGCTCTGGAAG CAAATCAGGTAGCACATGTGAATTGTGGGAACTGCCAAATGCTGCTGATGTATCAATATGGAGCAAGATCAGTGAAATGTGCAGTCTGCAACTTTGTCACTTCCATTGGG GCTTCTCCAAGCACTGAGCAAAAAGCCTAG
- the LOC103990620 gene encoding transcription factor MYC2, with amino-acid sequence MQRSDHRRAFMNLWNDDNTSVMEAFLSSSATVAAPDHHSFWPPLPPPPASIPASSSSTTSSTHSTVTSSAPAHFSPDTLQQRLHSLIEGAREKWTYAIFWQSSPPSGAAVLTWGDGYYRGCEEDKRKPLRSGASSAAEQEHRKHVLRELNALIYGGCGGGDDAADEEVTDTEWFFLVSMTQTFAPGAGHPGQAFLSGSPVWIAGADRMAAAPCERVRQAQAFGLRTMACVPLESGVVELGSTHDIFQSSEILSKVRLLFGQGSGRRPAAASWPTPQPAVAEQGLLDPCMLWMSEPSAPKPPSHFDKPNSGSLTENPNLNFTGEIKTIPSTPVGGGGGTLYVDNHISYEIKKATSRESNDEAFLSSSADVVVAEVKSEGGCGGGNLFGADSDHSDLEASAREVTSSAVMEPPEKRPKKRGRKPANGREEPLDHVEAERQRREKLNQRFYALRSVVPNVSKMDKASLLADAVTYINELRSKMQALESDKRKLQSELGVLKMERESGSGRQMPPAGPRPAASNWPGRCSEVEVEVKILGWEAMIRVQCDRRCHPSARLMIALRELDLEVYYANVSVVKDLMIQQVTVKMTSRIYTQEQLTAALFSSVTADHPPHAM; translated from the coding sequence ATGCAACGGTCGGATCACCGCCGCGCTTTCATGAACCTGTGGAACGACGACAACACCTCCGTCATGGAGGccttcctctcctcctcggccACCGTCGCCGCCCCCGACCACCACAGCTTCTGGCCGCCGCTACCTCCGCCTCCGGCTTCCATCCCCGCTTCCTCCTCatccaccacctcctccacccATTCCACCGTCACCTCATCGGCTCCGGCGCACTTCAGCCCGGACACCCTCCAGCAGCGCCTCCATTCGCTGATCGAGGGCGCCCGGGAGAAATGGACCTACGCCATCTTCTGGCAGTCCTCCCCTCCCAGCGGTGCCGCCGTTCTCACCTGGGGCGACGGCTACTACAGGGGCTGCGAGGAGGACAAGCGGAAGCCGCTCCGCAGCGGTGCGTCGTCGGCGGCGGAACAGGAGCATCGCAAGCACGTGCTCCGGGAGCTCAACGCCCTCATCTACGGGGGATGCGGCGGAGGCGACGACGCGGCGGACGAGGAGGTCACCGACACCGAGTGGTTCTTCCTCGTGTCCATGACCCAGACCTTCGCTCCCGGCGCTGGCCACCCCGGCCAGGCTTTTCTCTCAGGCTCGCCGGTCTGGATCGCCGGGGCGGACCGCATGGCGGCGGCACCGTGTGAGCGGGTGCGGCAGGCGCAGGCATTCGGGCTGAGGACGATGGCCTGCGTCCCCCTGGAGAGCGGCGTCGTGGAGCTCGGTTCGACGCACGACATcttccagagctcggagatcttgAGCAAGGTCAGATTACTCTTCGGCCAAGGCAGTGGCCGCCGACCCGCGGCCGCATCCTGGCCTACACCGCAGCCGGCGGTGGCGGAGCAGGGGTTGCTGGATCCCTGCATGCTCTGGATGTCGGAGCCTTCGGCGCCGAAGCCCCCTTCTCATTTCGATAAACCCAATTCCGGCAGTCTCACCGAAAACCCTAACCTCAATTTCACCGGCGAGATCAAAACGATTCCCTCCACTCCCGTCGGCGGAGGCGGAGGAACCCTCTACGTCGACAACCACATCTCGTATGAGATCAAGAAGGCGACGTCGAGGGAGAGCAACGACGAGGCATTCCTTTCCTCGTCCGCTGATGTCGTGGTGGCGGAAGTGAAGTCCGAGGGCGGTTGCGGCGGCGGGAATCTCTTCGGCGCAGACTCGGACCACTCGGACCTCGAGGCGTCGGCCCGGGAGGTGACAAGCAGCGCCGTAATGGAGCCCCCGGAGAAAAGGCCCAAGAAGCGCGGCCGGAAGCCTGCCAACGGCCGCGAGGAGCCGCTCGACCACGTGGAGGCAGAGCGGCAGCGCCGGGAGAAGCTGAACCAGCGGTTCTACGCCCTCCGCTCCGTCGTCCCCAACGTGTCCAAGATGGACAAAGCCTCCCTCCTCGCCGACGCCGTCACCTACATCAACGAGCTCCGCTCCAAGATGCAGGCTCTCGAGTCCGACAAACGAAAGCTGCAGTCGGAGCTCGGCGTCCTCAAGATGGAAAGAGAGTCCGGATCCGGCCGCCAGATGCCGCCTGCGGGCCCCAGGCCCGCCGCATCGAACTGGCCCGGGCGCTGCAGCGAAGTGGAGGTGGAGGTGAAGATACTGGGCTGGGAGGCCATGATTCGGGTGCAGTGCGACAGGAGGTGCCACCCGTCGGCGAGGCTGATGATAGCGCTGAGGGAACTGGACCTCGAGGTGTACTACGCCAACGTCTCGGTGGTGAAGGACCTCATGATCCAGCAGGTGACCGTGAAGATGACGAGCCGCATCTACACCCAGGAGCAGCTCACTGCCGCGCTGTTCTCCAGCGTAACAGCTGATCATCCTCCTCACGCCATGTAG